Proteins co-encoded in one Dreissena polymorpha isolate Duluth1 chromosome 12, UMN_Dpol_1.0, whole genome shotgun sequence genomic window:
- the LOC127853497 gene encoding T-cell-specific guanine nucleotide triphosphate-binding protein 2-like isoform X2, translating to MITKEEAAVIKKVLDYDHSTKANTASIHHESYSTNQKTEGCDGQVVSYYNQLRKNKNETASNQKRSRKNQSTNEKADAINNTADHNQSPKADASASEVTYYNQLEQNVVHNLIDKKNTTIQEMSYQTEAVEFKKVSDQCGFTELMTLMEEKNNAWRDTKIKIAITGESGSGKSSLINALRGLKDDDYGAAETDCVEKTTEPLNYPHPDNKNLELWDLPGVGTPNFSQETYLEDVMFAQYDFILLVSSSRYTNIDTWLAKQITRQYPDSNLIFVRTKIDGDLDSKQKGRRTPMTDNEINELFCKIKQNCYDNLIKVGIRRPHVFMVNSHDQTKYDFGKLTDMLLAKVTGLKKDALVMTIQCFTKDIVAAKYDLCIKRMVAITKQSSVAAVKSNRENGERLEIEILKREVLIYRQQFGIDTQSVEIVAQRFGLDCEQVYTQLNSKTHAISRTFDEFYRKHDNVVTSQWHSLPLLGQWMKLKNYQTQCYFVLKLVLKECVNENKILQEKIAIWSLIPN from the exons ATG ATCACTAAGGAAGAGGCGGCTGTGATAAAGAAAGTTCTTGATTATGATCATTCGACCAAGGCAAACACCGCTTCTATTCATCATGAAAGCTATTCTACTAATCAAAAGACAGAAGGATGCGATGGTCAGGTAGTTTCTTATTATAACCagttaagaaaaaacaaaaacgagACAGCTTCAAATCAGAAGCGTTCTAGGAAGAACCAGTCGACAAACGAGAAGGCAGATGCAATTAATAATACTGCGGATCATAACCAATCGCCAAAAGCAGACGCATCTGCGAGCGAAGTCACTTATTATAATCAGTTGGAACAGAATGTTGTTCATAACCTGATAGATAAAAAGAATACTACGATTCAGGAAATGTCTTACCAGACAGAGGCGGTAGAATTTAAAAAAGTTAGTGATCAGTGTGGCTTTACAGAATTAATGACACTTATGGAAGAAAAAAACAATGCATGGCGGGATACGAAAATAAAAATTGCGATAACAGGTGAATCAGGAAGTGGTAAATCAAGTCTAATAAACGCCTTAAGAGGTCTCAAGGACGATGATTACGGCGCTGCAGAGACTGACTGCGTTGAAAAAACTACGGAACCATTAAACTACCCACATCCCGATAACAAAAATCTCGAGTTGTGGGATTTGCCTGGAGTTGGGACGCCTAATTTCTCACAGGAGACATACCTCGAAGACGTTATGTTTGCAcagtatgatttcattttacTTGTGTCCTCTTCGCGATACACCAACATTGATACTTGGCTAGCAAAGCAAATAACACGTCAGTATCCTGACTCAAATCTTATTTTCGTCAGAACAAAAATTGATGGTGATCTGGATAGCAAACAGAAAGGAAGAAGAACGCCGATGACagataatgaaataaacgaattattctgcaaaattaaacaaaattgctATGACAACTTGATAAAGGTTGGGATACGGCGACCTCATGTGTTCATGGTAAATAGTCATGACCAGACTAAATATGACTTTGGTAAGCTTACTGATATGTTATTAGCTAAGGTCACCGGTTTGAAGAAAGATGCTTTAGTCATGACAATACAGTGTTTTACCAAAGATATCGTTGCTGCAAAATACGACCTTTGCATTAAAAGAATGGTTGCAATTACCAAACAGTCATCTGTAGCAGCTGTGAAGTCAAATCGAGAAAACGGAGAGCGTTTAGAGATTGAAATTCTAAAGCGGGAAGTGTTGATTTATAGGCAACAGTTTGGGATTGATACACAATCTGTGGAAATTGTTGCGCAACGGTTTGGGCTTGATTGTGAGCAGGTCTATACTCAACTGAATTCCAAAACACATGCTATATCGCGAACTTTTGATGAATTCTATAGAAAACATGACAACGTCGTAACGTCGCAATGGCATTCGTTACCATTGCTTGGTCAATGGATGAAATTAAAAAACTACCAAACTCAATGCTACTTCGTCTTGAAACTTGTGTTAAAAGAGTGTGTAAATGAAAATAAGATCCTTCAAGAAAAGATAGCAATTTGGTCATTAATACCGAATTGA
- the LOC127853497 gene encoding T-cell-specific guanine nucleotide triphosphate-binding protein 2-like isoform X1: protein MSCAGVGKRRSCGSKFCLYCAKDVKPKDDTASIIGNLSCGDEEYYDTADDDSNEEYYDAEDFDCDTGSDELDSRSMITKEEAAVIKKVLDYDHSTKANTASIHHESYSTNQKTEGCDGQVVSYYNQLRKNKNETASNQKRSRKNQSTNEKADAINNTADHNQSPKADASASEVTYYNQLEQNVVHNLIDKKNTTIQEMSYQTEAVEFKKVSDQCGFTELMTLMEEKNNAWRDTKIKIAITGESGSGKSSLINALRGLKDDDYGAAETDCVEKTTEPLNYPHPDNKNLELWDLPGVGTPNFSQETYLEDVMFAQYDFILLVSSSRYTNIDTWLAKQITRQYPDSNLIFVRTKIDGDLDSKQKGRRTPMTDNEINELFCKIKQNCYDNLIKVGIRRPHVFMVNSHDQTKYDFGKLTDMLLAKVTGLKKDALVMTIQCFTKDIVAAKYDLCIKRMVAITKQSSVAAVKSNRENGERLEIEILKREVLIYRQQFGIDTQSVEIVAQRFGLDCEQVYTQLNSKTHAISRTFDEFYRKHDNVVTSQWHSLPLLGQWMKLKNYQTQCYFVLKLVLKECVNENKILQEKIAIWSLIPN, encoded by the exons ATGACACAGCAAGTATAATCGGGAACTTATCATGCGGAGATGAAGAATATTATGATACGGCAG aTGACGACTCTAACGAGGAATATTACGATGCAGAAG ATTTTGACTGTGATACGGGAAGTGATGAACTCGATAGTCGCAGCATG ATCACTAAGGAAGAGGCGGCTGTGATAAAGAAAGTTCTTGATTATGATCATTCGACCAAGGCAAACACCGCTTCTATTCATCATGAAAGCTATTCTACTAATCAAAAGACAGAAGGATGCGATGGTCAGGTAGTTTCTTATTATAACCagttaagaaaaaacaaaaacgagACAGCTTCAAATCAGAAGCGTTCTAGGAAGAACCAGTCGACAAACGAGAAGGCAGATGCAATTAATAATACTGCGGATCATAACCAATCGCCAAAAGCAGACGCATCTGCGAGCGAAGTCACTTATTATAATCAGTTGGAACAGAATGTTGTTCATAACCTGATAGATAAAAAGAATACTACGATTCAGGAAATGTCTTACCAGACAGAGGCGGTAGAATTTAAAAAAGTTAGTGATCAGTGTGGCTTTACAGAATTAATGACACTTATGGAAGAAAAAAACAATGCATGGCGGGATACGAAAATAAAAATTGCGATAACAGGTGAATCAGGAAGTGGTAAATCAAGTCTAATAAACGCCTTAAGAGGTCTCAAGGACGATGATTACGGCGCTGCAGAGACTGACTGCGTTGAAAAAACTACGGAACCATTAAACTACCCACATCCCGATAACAAAAATCTCGAGTTGTGGGATTTGCCTGGAGTTGGGACGCCTAATTTCTCACAGGAGACATACCTCGAAGACGTTATGTTTGCAcagtatgatttcattttacTTGTGTCCTCTTCGCGATACACCAACATTGATACTTGGCTAGCAAAGCAAATAACACGTCAGTATCCTGACTCAAATCTTATTTTCGTCAGAACAAAAATTGATGGTGATCTGGATAGCAAACAGAAAGGAAGAAGAACGCCGATGACagataatgaaataaacgaattattctgcaaaattaaacaaaattgctATGACAACTTGATAAAGGTTGGGATACGGCGACCTCATGTGTTCATGGTAAATAGTCATGACCAGACTAAATATGACTTTGGTAAGCTTACTGATATGTTATTAGCTAAGGTCACCGGTTTGAAGAAAGATGCTTTAGTCATGACAATACAGTGTTTTACCAAAGATATCGTTGCTGCAAAATACGACCTTTGCATTAAAAGAATGGTTGCAATTACCAAACAGTCATCTGTAGCAGCTGTGAAGTCAAATCGAGAAAACGGAGAGCGTTTAGAGATTGAAATTCTAAAGCGGGAAGTGTTGATTTATAGGCAACAGTTTGGGATTGATACACAATCTGTGGAAATTGTTGCGCAACGGTTTGGGCTTGATTGTGAGCAGGTCTATACTCAACTGAATTCCAAAACACATGCTATATCGCGAACTTTTGATGAATTCTATAGAAAACATGACAACGTCGTAACGTCGCAATGGCATTCGTTACCATTGCTTGGTCAATGGATGAAATTAAAAAACTACCAAACTCAATGCTACTTCGTCTTGAAACTTGTGTTAAAAGAGTGTGTAAATGAAAATAAGATCCTTCAAGAAAAGATAGCAATTTGGTCATTAATACCGAATTGA